A stretch of DNA from Manihot esculenta cultivar AM560-2 chromosome 7, M.esculenta_v8, whole genome shotgun sequence:
GGAACTTCTACTGGAAGAAGACGACGAAGGAGACATATTCATTTTTCTTTCAGAAAAGTGAAAAAGGAAACAAAATTTACCTTTAGAAAAGGGGGAGCTTTGAGACTGATAGGTCAAGTATTTTTAGAGAATTAGAAAGCAGATGTGAGTAAAAGTGAAAATCGGAGAAGAAGAAAGGTTTATATACAGCGGTTGGCATGAATGCGGTTTGAGAAGTAAGGCAATTAACATTTATTCGCAGAGCAAGCAAAAGGATATGAGTATGGAGAGCCAATGCATGCGTGCCACGTATATCGGAACATAGAAACAACTGTAAACttcaaatctaaaaaataaaaaatcagcgGGAGACCTCTAATGCGACATAATACTTGCTCAAATTAAGCCATGAGCTGTCACCACAAGATAGGATCACGTAATAAGGGTCTAATAAGTTGATACATGGTGCtacccataaaaaaaaaaatctgaatacCGTAGCGCTTGGTTCTTCACCATGACTCGCCCTCTCCTAAACAGGTCAAGTGTTTATAGAAAGTTACCATTAGTGGATGTAATCTAGCAACTCTCTAGTATACCTACAAATGCAGTATCTCTTATCTATTAGTCGGTATTACTTGGATTTCCAGGAGATTCGATAACTAACTCCATCttattacagtataaaagtaAATGTGCACAGAGATCAAAGTACACATTCTTACACACttattttgagctcaaaacaattcattacattTGCACATTCTATCAGTTTATTGACTTGATTATCGCTGTGGCTGTCTATAGACGTCAACCACCTCACATATTCTCTCTTGCGGATTAACTAATCGCAGTTTAACTACCCTATCACATATATTTGACGTCACTTGTtcgatatattttaataaaataatatctatCTTATATGTAATTAAACTATATATAGATATAAGACTTAATTTGTCTTTCAATATGCAAtttaacattattttttatttttctacttttaaataatttcagttgtaaatatattaaattacctACTATGCTTGATTATATGATTGAATTACATTTAGTTATgaaatatacattttaaaagttaaatatgcatgtattttttaagtaaaaatatgTAGaagatataataatatttttagtgaaaatcatatataacatatttttatattgatattattactttagtattaattttattaattctattattaatttaatgttataaatttaaaataatttgttaCTTCAAAATGAATATAAgaatgttataattttatattttaaaaactaaaattaaggaCAAAAATATAAACTCGTGAGATTTGGTAGACACAACAAGATGTGTATGCGTGGATCAAATGTTTGATTCATGGGAGAAGTTAATAGATCTAATTGAATGGTTGAGAGTTAATAAGGCTGAATTTTAGTTCGTGGATATTGAGATTTGGAGAGGAATCAGTGTGCTTAGTGTATTGATGAGGCCGAAGAATTTGTCCTTTGATGTGGTTTATTCAAGGGTATTTATACTCGATCATATTGGTATGTTTCTGGCTGACTTATATTGGACTTTAACATGTCGTGACAGATGTGTCAGGCGGCTCATTAATGGTGGGCAATCGGCTAATAAATATTGAATCGCTTGACCTATACCCTATCCATCACTCGCGTCATATCTGTCAGTTCCACTACACGCGTAATAATGACCTTAACGCGGTTCCGTGTGCCAAAAAGAAGTCTGCTCGTTGATTTCGGACTTTGGAGAGATCAGTCTGCTCATTTCGAACATTGGTAAACTCAGCGGTGTTCGAGGACAGATTTTCacatcttattatttttatgttaacATAAACAAAATAAGAATTGGAATTGCGTGGAAATTGTTTACAAAGCAAGGTTGAAACAAAATCTAGGTATGGTTTGAAGTAGTATGTTTCTTAAAAGTGAAAAAACCAAATTTTGGTTTGATTCCGATATTATCTAGAATCACATTCAATGTCCTCATAATGTAATTCTTGAAAAAAATTAGCATAGCGATCAGCCAATGTATATCAATCTATagttattttaactttaaaaaataagtttattaacgttttttaatataaaaactaaaagtTTGATTTGACTAAATATTTAGACATTTTAATgaaatgatttaaaaataaaaattaaatagttaaagtttaataaattatatataggattaataatagtaattcaCTCTTTTTTCAAAATTACTACGTACTTCTCAAAATGCAAGCACTTTATGTTGCATTtgctctttgttttttttttttttagcggGTATTAGTATACATATAGATGCCAATAATACCATTCAGAGACGAGCATGGTAACATGTTCATATAAAACAAATTACATATTTACTTATGTTTCGTAcatatctttaattttaaaaattgtttatTCTTATAAAACCAATTTTAAGACTTGAATATTAAGATATGATAACGAATAgggaaattaaaaatatgaactttttatgtgtttagtgCCTTTTCtaagtaatttaatttgttaaaaaaaaaaaagtgttatGTAAAACTACACCTTTAGTGATATTAGACTTTCACATTTAACTCCAGTAGATTGAAAGCTCCAACGCTCCCTACTTTTTGACTTAATTTATaagtaaattttatatcttttaatatgaataagttttttattattgaaataatttgtaaaaatatattttataaatttaaagctaatctatcattaaatatttctcATATTATTATCTCTTTCTTTAAATATGTCGttactatatttatttattttttagatactATTGTTTTCTCTGGGAAAAAACTTTACAGTTATTGCTTGGTGAGATTTGATTATATAGTCCTAACTATTAACaggttaaatatattattaaatttgggACATTTATGACCTATTTATTTGAATGGGTCAAACAGATTATATCATATAAAGATGTGTGTTTTAGGACAGGATTAATACTTTGATACAATTTGTTTATGACCCACAAACATGAATTGTATCAGCTGGCTCTAATTACTTGAAAAAAGGCACTGAATTATGGACTACCCTTAACTTAATTAGTTTGATTTATAACTAAATGCACTTTATATTTTACTTGTATATCATAATATACAGTGAGCGAGAATGGGTGATTAATTAGATAACTATATATGTGATCACAACTTAATACTTTTAGAAAATGATTTTCTGGAGCATGTATATATATGCTTGATCATTATTTAAAGCTAACATAAATAAAGGCTTCTTTTATATATGGtctgaagatttttttttatttattttttttttttgaacatgAAAGGTGACAAGTAATGTCTGAATTTTACACGAGCATCAAGATGATCCACATATATATCCTTTTTGGGGTATTGCTTGTTAGTGGCCAAAGTTAGCAAAAAGTTGGCCAACTAGGGACTATATTGGATTAACCACTTTAAAGGATATCCACAAACACACACATGTATACATTTAAAAAGCAACTTAAATAATTCTGTAAATCACTATGATCTCTCCCTCTTGACTTGTTGTGAATGGAAGCCTTCCATTTAACCTTTTGTGCAAGGTTGGCTTCCATTTATGTGTGGCCTACCAATACGTACCTAGCTTCTCTTATTCATACCAACTTCAACTATACAGCCCATTTTTCTTGCTTTTCCTGAAAAATTTATCACTACTCAAAtctttctaaattaaaataatacatgTATATTGTGTTTGACCTGGAAAACCCAAATCAGTATATAATAATGGAAGTTACATTGCTGGAGAGCATTGGACATTCTACTATTGATTAAGGAATTGACTATGCCCTTTCAAATGTATCCCTCCACTTTTATTATATGTGAGTGGATTAACCAAATATAACCATTAATTTAGCATAAACTAACAAGTCATTTACCCATTATTGAGTTTGAAAATCAAAATGTCTATAATTGCTTTGGCTTTTAGTGCTTATTAGTTTCTTAATTGAAAGAGACATTTCCCAGACAAACATAACCCTACTTGAAAtggacatatatatatatatattcacatctaaatttaaattcatatcTACAACCAATAATAAGAATGGAGATTATTCATCTTCCACATATAATAAAACACCAATCttttatgatataaatattGATGAAAATCAGATGTAATACGGTAAatgtgataaattaaatttaaattattgtatTGATGATTTGTTAGataatgtattttaaaattttaagttgatattatttaaatacgATTACGTTTCTTCTTAATTTTTCCCCCTCTAAAacaaaccctaacatgcacatAGTTGACAagtatattattaaaatgaagAATATATAAAACCCAGCTCAGTTGAGTGGAATGCTTAAAGTCTTCACAAAGTGAAAAACAACACACCTCACCGCACTTTTGGTGGCCTTAATGCATATATACACATACCCTGATTTATTTAATTACCACAGCTTGCTATTGTCAATTACTCATCCTTCAAGATTTTGACATATTCAAGGGCTCATTTTTATAGTTACTACCAGTGCcacttgttctttttttttttaagttccaATTGACTCTGACCACAACTTAAACTCATTAATAATGCCAGTTATATTTTTACTATCAACTGTACCCGCGCAGAAGTTTTATCTTTAGGGGAGTCTATATATGCATCACAAGTACATAGGTTTTTGTAGCTGTTTCTCAATCATGTCCAGAGCAAAATGTTAACAACCTATGTTCTTGGAGGCTTAAACAAGCAATTTTGAATACCCATTATGTTAATTTTAACTACAACTGGATGAATTTTATGCCTTATGACGTATGacctttttaataattaataaaatgaggATACTGTCGGCCTGCAATGCAATGAAATTGTGAAATACCCGACAAATGCACTCGTCATATCATTATCTTTTCTAACCcaccaaaataaaataaaataaaatgaccaAGTAATTGTGTTGAATGACAAATCCCTATTTCCAAAGATACGCACACGTACATGAtctctttttaattaattaacagcAGGTGTGAATGCTATAGGATATATACAAATAGAGTACATCACATGCAATGCTCCCTCAAATTGAGATCATGTAAAGATGACGGAAACATGTGAACCATTGATATTAATAGTAACATATACAAGTACATATCATGTGAAAAAAAGGAAACATCTCCGCGATTGTACTGTATGTACCTTAATATTCTTAAGGTGGAGTTTAGCCTATACAGACATAACTCAATCTCTCCTTCCTTTAAACTTCCAATAATGATTACATAAAGGCAATCATCATTACTCTCTTTGAtcactataaatacaaatacACAAACTCTCTCCATTAACTGTGTCTATCTATATATATTCCAACTTGAATTTCCAAGAGCACAGTGATTGATTTTCAGTAGCAAAAAATAAAGATCAATTGATCAATCAGAACTCAGAAGGGCAGATGGGCGAGGAGGCAATTCACATGAGGGAAGACACAACCTTTTCATCAAACCCAAAGCCACACTTTGTACTGGTGCATGGAGTCAGTGGAGGGGGTTGGTGCTGGTACAAAATCCGGTGTCTCATGGAGAACTCAGGCTATAAAGTCTCTTGTGTTGACCTCAAAGGTGCAGGAATCGATCAAGCAGATGCCAATTCTGTCCTCTCTTTTGATGAATATAATAAGCCTCTCATGGACTTCTTATCTTCCTTGCCTGATCATGAGCAGGTCCTTGTCCTTCAATTATTGATGTATTAAAGTGTCTACTCTTTTGGAATAGATGATTATTAATCGATCCCTCTTCATCTTTACAGGTGATATTGGTGGGGCATAGCGCTGGGGGGCTAAGCATAACACAGGCGACTCACAAGTTGGCAAAGAAGATCCGTTTAGCTGTGTATGTAGCTGCCACCATGCTCAAGTTGGGTTTTTGGACGGATCAAGATATACAAGATGTAATTTTCTTGTAGCTCTTTCGATGGAATTTTCCTTTCTCATGagttaattttgtttttaatctTGTTTAATTATTGAACTACTCATATATATGCTGATACATATATATTAACTCTATCCTTTCTCTTATAGTGCTAGAGAAACAGAGGGTCTTTCTTTTCTCGGGGCATTTTTGTTGTGAGCTGGGGATGAGAGAGAGTTATATGGCATCCAACTGTCTTCATTAAGTATTTTGAAGGGTTGTTAGGCATTAACCATTGGAGTTGACTGTGTATATACGTTACCTTTCCACATTAAAACAAAATCAGAATAGTTAGTGGGTGGTTTGATGTAATGACAAAGTAACTCGTCTAGATCCCAGGTTACGGATTTGAGCCCCACATCAATCTCccgtgtgtgtgtgtatatatatatatatatatgcttgtTAGATGTAAAATATACATCAACACCACCATTTGGTTTGATTCCATGCCAAGATTAGATAGCAGATGAagctaaaaatttatttattgatcgcAACTTCATTATTTGAATTCATATCATGCATATCCATTATACTCCCTATGATTGATCGAGAGCAGCAAAGGAAATGACGTATCAAGGTCAATTAATGTATAAGATAAAGTTGATGCTTAATTAGGCCTGTATGTGGAAATTGACAGGGAGTTCCTGACCTATCCTCATTTGGTGACGTGTATGAGCTGGGATTTGGATTGGGATGCGATCAGCCTCCTACCAGTGCCATCATCAAGAAAGAATTCCAACGCCAAATCATCTATCAAATGAGCCCACAAGAGGTTTGCCTACATATatgcatttatatatataaaatcttaGGCTCATTATGGAttcaagatatatatatatatatatatatatatatatatatatatatatatatatatataggtgagatttatatattaatttgtttgtttatttattttttgtatttgaaCTTGTAGAGAATCAGGACTATATATATATGTCATGCTTAATAATTGTAGCTGGCTAGTGTACAATgatatgatgtgtatgcttcCCCACAAGCCTCCGCTCCCTTTTTTATGGGGAAAAAAAGATTTGCCACTGTCGACTTTATGCCTTTGCTGGGAATCAGACAGTAACTCTTTAATTATATAGTCCTTCTTCCATTCCTTTAGTTGCTGCTGCTTTTATTGTTGATGGCTCCTTCATCTTTATTATATAGGATTCGACCCTAGCTTCGATGCTTTTGAGGCCAGGACCAATCCTAGCATTACAATCAGCCCAGTTCAAAGAAGAGGATGATAATGGGATAGATAAGGTGAAGCGTGTGTACATAAAGACAATGCACGATCATGTCATCAAACCTCAGCAACAAGAGGCAATGATAAACAGGTGGCCACCATCTCAAGTTTATGTTTTGGATACTGATCACAGTCCATTTTTTTCATCCCCATTTGTGCTCTTTGGGTTGCTTGTAAAGGCATCAGCTTCTGTCGGATACGTATAGGATATAACAGAACCAGAATCCGGTTCTTctctttaatataatttatttgagtttGAATAAAACT
This window harbors:
- the LOC110618712 gene encoding methylesterase 17; protein product: MGEEAIHMREDTTFSSNPKPHFVLVHGVSGGGWCWYKIRCLMENSGYKVSCVDLKGAGIDQADANSVLSFDEYNKPLMDFLSSLPDHEQVILVGHSAGGLSITQATHKLAKKIRLAVYVAATMLKLGFWTDQDIQDGVPDLSSFGDVYELGFGLGCDQPPTSAIIKKEFQRQIIYQMSPQEDSTLASMLLRPGPILALQSAQFKEEDDNGIDKVKRVYIKTMHDHVIKPQQQEAMINRWPPSQVYVLDTDHSPFFSSPFVLFGLLVKASASVGYV